In one Silene latifolia isolate original U9 population chromosome 10, ASM4854445v1, whole genome shotgun sequence genomic region, the following are encoded:
- the LOC141607149 gene encoding uncharacterized protein LOC141607149: protein MVDWLLERYDTHTRLMLFNRFDRFSISKHDVYDVFMLPCGGEDVPTNNDDKELLHGWRKRFGALPNKEIVLDKVRGEMLQLVEGGPEFKKMFVLFAMGSFLVPTVHNRVDTRLLGAVEDVAAIPKLDWCSYILDRFDFSVESWKGNESKSIGGCLMFFQLVYFHRMIWRGEPEARRLPLIQHWPYEVVKKRVKEECKAYTIHKGFGIGVLDLTTYHISLHLEKSFYRLPVEGLDHVPHPIRQEAARPAEKSTIDDQEAEDIRQDEAPPPEKGSTAEAEGCRTVSFALPDDLPSDEDLRRLYNDERVLKWYQTKRNQRLISRLHREVAVDQALEKVVLPPSFSLGIEDIGTQAPGRSYELRYTRARDRPQGLVNTNSKDVSRAQPRPVPKPGGGKPKK from the exons ATGGTTGATTGGTTGTTGGAGCGCTACGATACGCACACTAGGTTGATGTTATTCAACAGGTTTGATCGTTTCTCAATCAGTAAACATGATGTGTATGATGTCTTTATGTTACCATGTGGGGGTGAGGATGTGCCAACTAATAATGACGATAAGGAGCTATTGCACGGATGGAGAAAGAGGTTCGGTGCTTTACCGAACAAAGAAATAGTGTTGGACAAGGTTCGGGGTGAGATGCTGCAATTGGTGGAAGGTGGACCAGAATTTAAGAAAATGTTTGTCTTGTTTGCGATGGGATCGTTCTTGGTCCCAACCGTTCACAATCGTGTTGACACTAGGTTGCTTGGGGCAGTGGAGGATGTTGCTGCCATACCAAAGCTGGACTGGTGCTCTTACATACTGGATCGGTTTGACTTTTCTGTTGAATCATGGAAAGGGAACGAGTCCAAAAGTATTGGGGGCTGCTTAATGTTCTTTCAGTTAGTCTACTTTCACCGAATGATTTGGAGGGGTGAGCCTGAGGCCAGAAGACTGCCCTTGATACAACATTGGCCGTATGAGGTAGTGAAGAAGCGAGTTAAAGAGGAGTGCAAAGCTTACACCATCCATAAGGGCTTCGGGATAGGGGTGTTGGACCTGACCACGTATCATATATCCCTTCATCTGGAGAAATCATTCTACAGACTACCGGTTGAAGGACTTGATCATGTTCCCCACCCTATCAGGCAGGAAGCGGCTCGTCCGGCGGAGAAAAGTACGATTGACGACCAAGAAGCGGAAGATATCAGGCAGGACGAAGCTCCTCCGCCGGAGAAAGGTTCGACTGCCGAGGCCGAGGGATGTAGGACTGTGTCTTTCGCACTACCAGATGACCTTCCTTCAGATGAGGATCTGCGCCGTCTGTACAATGAC GAGCGAGTACTGAAATGGTACCAGACAAAGAGGAACCAGAGGTTGATTTCGCGCTTACATCGTGAAGTGGCG GTGGACCAGGCTTTAGAGAAGGTGGTTCTCCCGCCCTCTTTTTCCTTGGGGATAGAGGACATTGGCACACAGGCTCCGGGCCGCTCGTACGAGCTCAGGTACACTCGTGCTAGAGATCGTCCACAAGGTCTGGTTAACACCAACTCTAAGGATGTCAGCCGTGCCCAACCCCGTCCAGTACCAAAGCCTGGGGGCGGTAAACCGAAGAAATGA